In Hydractinia symbiolongicarpus strain clone_291-10 chromosome 13, HSymV2.1, whole genome shotgun sequence, a single genomic region encodes these proteins:
- the LOC130623105 gene encoding uncharacterized protein LOC130623105 translates to MINFPCGVCGKSVNSNHKAIQCDICKFWIHIKCNGLNADDYISLQNSDELWFCCKCINKILPFGSTTPPLVYDKSLSSMEMKRFLSQLNSIEINEVPHPETMGGVNCKYYDPIEFSALQVNSDKFSLFHMNIASLSKHIDELKILLGQLGHDFSVIGITETKFQTKIPPINCDLSGYSFTHTPTEGEKGGALLYIPNHLQFIERPDLDTLAYKSKELESKFIEIIRAKDRNMIVGCIYRHPSMSVDEFNNHFLLPLLEKASSDNKSIFLLGDFNIDLLKSETVKEVSDYIDITSQFNLLPHIILPTRVTEVSSTIIDNIYFSSAKWDTVSGNIISSISDHFPQFLVLKNLSAINPLHTSDDIFVHDWKKFHHNDFLTELHNKNWDDILQLNVDDPNLSFNNFYNCINSLLVNHAPLKKTCNKKRKKKSNPWITNGILTSIIKRDHLHKCFLREKDPLLKSSLLESFKKYRNKIVSLCRMSKSNFLNKYFSNNQKNIGNIWKGVKNIISVRSSVSASPTCMNINNSVVTDPVTIANSFNDYFASIADNIRMNIPFTRKHFSSFLKNSTSNSMFLSPTDDLEVLHCISSLDPGKSSGPFSIPAHILTLVKSELSIPLSKLINLSFTTGIFPTNLKTAKTIPIYKKGSKLELTNYRPISLLSNIDKIYEKIIYKRVYGFLEANNALYKHQFGFRKNYSTSQTLLNISQKIMDALDKGNYACGVFIDLQKAFDTVDHEILLKKLFHYGIRGTPLSLFKSYLTGRQQFVSINGNISTSNLIRHGVPQGSVLGPLLFLIYINDLHCSINFSLVHHFADDTNLLNFSKSLKQLAKQMNFDLKLLCHWLNANKISLNASKTEYIVFKHTRKPLNYDFRLFINGKRLIPSNCIKYLGVLLDSDLSWKSQINDTVAKLKRAKGALAKLRHFVPLNVLILVYYAIFHSHLLMSFESRRASSSHLYGNLELLKFSDIVKCHNILFLHKLFHEKLPASILNTFAVDFTHAQGTRAEKIGLINLPTFNTISFGKNSIRFNAINSWNKLQSLMTRKFVSLDYFNLRSDLKKYFVSSY, encoded by the exons atgataaattttccgTGTGGTGTCTGTGGAAAGTCTGTTAATTCAAATCATAAGGCTATTCAGTGTGATATTTGTAAATTCTGGATTCATATTAAATGCAATGGTCTCAATGCTGATGATTATATATCTCTCCAAAACTCTGATGAACTTTGGTTCTGTtgtaaatgtatcaacaaaattcTCCCCTTTGGCTCAACAACTCCCCCCTTAGTTTATGACAAGAGTCTTTCCTCTATGGAAATGAAAAGGTTTCTCTCCCAGCTCAACTCTATTGAAATCAACGAGGTCCCCCATCCTGAAACCATGGGTGGTGTCAACTGCAAATATTACGATCCAATTGAATTCTCTGCCCTTCAAGTTAATTCTGATAAATTCTCCCTTTTTCATATGAATATCGCCTCTCTGTCTAAACATATTGATGAACTAAAGATTCTGTTAGGTCAACTTGGGCATGACTTCAGTGTTATTGGTATCACTGAGACCAAATTCCAGACTAAAATCCCACCTATTAACTGCGATCTATCGGGTTATTCCTTCACGCACACACCTACTGAAGGTGAAAAGGGTGGTGCTCTTTTGTACATCCCTAATCACTTGCAATTTATTGAACGTCCCGACCTGGATACTCTTGCATATAAAAGCAAGGAGCTTGAAtctaaattcattgaaattatacgggccaaagaTAGAAACATGATTGTTGGATGCATCTACAGACATCCCTCGATGTCTGTTGATGAGTTCaacaatcattttttattgcctCTTCTTGAGAAAGCGTCTTCAGATAACAAGTCTATCTTCCTCCTTGGAGACTTTAATATTGACCTTCTAAAGTCTGAAACAGTCAAAGAAGTGTCCGATTACATCGATATTACTTCGCAATTTAACTTACTCCCGCATATAATTCTTCCCACAAGAGTTACTGAAGTTTCTAGCACGATTattgataatatttattttagttcagCCAAGTGGGACACTGTGTCTGGTAATATTATAAGTTCAATATCTGACCATTTCCCTCAGTTCTTAGTCTTAAAAAACTTGTCTGCAATCAATCCTTTGCACACCTCTGATGATATATTTGTTCATGATTGGAAGAAATTTCATCACAATGACTTTCTCACCgaacttcacaataaaaattgggATGATATCCTACAATTGAATGTAGATGATCCCAACTTATCgtttaacaatttttacaatTGTATCAACAGTCTATTGGTCAATCATGCTcctctaaaaaaaacatgcaacaaaaaaagaaaaaaaaaatccaatcctTGGATTACTAATGGTATCCTTACCTCAATAATCAAAAGAGACCATCTGCATAAATGCTTTTTAAGAGAGAAAGATCCACTTTTAAAGTCTTCCTTGCTagagagttttaaaaagtaccGCAACAAAATTGTATCTCTATGTAGAATGAGTAAGAGTAATTTCCtcaataaatattttagcaataaccaaaaaaatattggcaaTATTTGGAAAggggttaaaaatattatttctgttcGTTCTTCTGTTTCTGCTTCTCCCACCTGTATGAACATTAATAACTCTGTTGTAACTGATCCAGTGACAATTGCTAATTCTTTTAATGATTACTTTGCTTCAATTGCAGATAACATCAGAATGAATATCCCGTTCACTCGAAAACATTTCTcctcttttctaaaaaattctacTTCTAATTCGATGTTTCTTTCACCAACTGATGATTTAGAAGTTCTGCATTGCATTTCTTCCCTTGACCCTGGTAAATCTTCTGGGCCATTCAGTATTCCTGCCCATATTTTAACTCTTGTTAAATCTGAATTATCTATACCACTTTCAAAACTTATTAATTTGTCTTTCACAACTGGTATTTTTCCTACAAACCTAAAAACTGCCAAGACCATccctatttataaaaaaggGTCCAAATTAGAATTAACAAATTACCGACCTATATCCTTACTctcaaatattgataaaatatatgaaaaaatcatATACAAACGAGTGTATGGTTTTCTCGAAGCAAACAACGCCCTCTACAAGCATCAATTTGGCTTTAGGAAAAATTACTCGACTTCTCAAACACTTCTGAACATCTCTCAAAAAATTATGGATGctcttgataaaggaaattatGCATGTGGAGTGTTCATTGATCTTCAAAAGGCTTTTGATACggttgatcatgaaattttgcttaaaaagctttttcactATGGAATTCGTGGTACCCCACTCTCACTATTTAAGTCTTACTTAACAGGACGTCAACAGTTTGTATCCATCAATGGAAATATATCAACTAGTAATCTTATCAGGCATGGTGTCCCTCAGGGCTCTGTTTTAGgacctcttttatttttaatttatattaacgACCTGCATTgttcaattaatttttctttggtgCATCACTTTGCTGATGACACCAATCTCTTAAACTTCAGTAAATCTTTGAAACAACTGGCCAAACAAATGAATTTTGACCTCAAGCTTCTTTGCCATTGGCTCAATGCCAATAAAATTTCTCTTAATGCTAGTAAGACTGAgtacattgtttttaaacatacaCGGAAACCTCTTAATTACGATTTTAGGCTTTTTATCAATGGTAAAAGGCTTATACCTAGTAATTGtattaaatatcttggtgttCTATTAGATTCTGATTTAAGCTGGAAGTCTCAGATCAATGATACTGTTGCCAAGCTCAAGAGGGCCAAAGGAGCTTTAGCTAAACTTCGTCACTTTGTGCCTTTAAATGTTCTTATTCTAGTTTactatgccatttttcattcacactt ACTCATGTCTTTTGAATCTCGAAGAGCATCATCCAGTCACCTGTATGGTAATCTTGAGCTCCTCAAATTCTCTGATATTGTCAAATGtcacaatattctatttttacataaactatttcatgaaaaattgcCTGCTTCTATCCTTAATACATTTGCGGTTGACTTCACCCATGCTCAAGGCACTCGGGCAGAGAAAATTGGTTTGATCAATCTCCCTACCTTTAATACTATTTCTTTTGGTAAAAACTCAATTAGATTTAATGCCATTAATTCCTGGAATAAATTGCAGTCTTTAATGACTAGAAAATTTGTCTCCCttgattattttaatcttagaagtgatctgaaaaagtactttgtTTCCTCTTACTAA